A genome region from Meriones unguiculatus strain TT.TT164.6M chromosome 19, Bangor_MerUng_6.1, whole genome shotgun sequence includes the following:
- the LOC110540284 gene encoding tubulin beta-2B chain → MREIVHIQAGQCGNQIGAKFWEVISDEHGIDPTGSYHGDSDLQLERINVYYNEATGNKYVPRAILVDLEPGTMDSVRSGPFGQIFRPDNFVFGQSGAGNNWAKGHYTEGAELVDSVLDVVRKESESCDCLQGFQLTHSLGGGTGSGMGTLLISKIREEYPDRIMNTFSVMPSPKVSDTVVEPYNATLSVHQLVENTDETYCIDNEALYDICFRTLKLTTPTYGDLNHLVSATMSGVTTCLRFPGQLNADLRKLAVNMVPFPRLHFFMPGFAPLTSRGSQQYRALTVPELTQQMFDSKNMMAACDPRHGRYLTVAAIFRGRMSMKEVDEQMLNVQNKNSSYFVEWIPNNVKTAVCDIPPRGLKMSATFIGNSTAIQELFKRISEQFTAMFRRKAFLHWYTGEGMDEMEFTEAESNMNDLVSEYQQYQDATADEQGEFEEEEGEDEA, encoded by the exons ATGCGAGAGATCGTGCACATCCAGGCGGGCCAGTGCGGCAACCAGATCGGTGCTAAG TTTTGGGAGGTCATCAGTGACGAGCATGGTATCGACCCCACTGGAAGTTACCATGGAGACAGCGATTTGCAACTGGAAAGAATCAATGTATACTACAATGAAGCCACTG GTAATAAATATGTACCTAGGGCCATCCTGGTGGACCTGGAGCCGGGCACCATGGACTCAGTCAGATCTGGACCATTTGGGCAGATCTTCAGGCCAGACAACTTCGTGTTCG GCCAGAGCGGTGCAGGAAATAACTGGGCCAAGGGCCACTACACAGAGGGTGCCGAGCTGGTGGACTCTGTCCTGGACGTGGTGAGGAAGGAGTCCGAAAGCTGTGACTGTCTCCAGGGCTTCCAGCTCACCCACTCACTGGGGGGAGGCACTGGCTCAGGCATGGGGACCCTGCTCATCAGCAAGATCCGAGAGGAGTACCCAGACCGAATCATGAACACCTTCAGCGTCATGCCCTCACCCAAGGTCTCTGACACCGTGGTGGAACCCTACAACGCCACCCTCTCCGTGCACCAGCTGGTGGAGAACACTGATGAAACCTACTGCATCGACAACGAGGCCCTGTATGACATCTGCTTCCGCACTCTCAAGCTGACCACACCCACCTATGGCGATCTCAACCACCTGGTGTCAGCCACCATGAGCGGGGTGACCACCTGCCTGCGCTTCCCAGGCCAGCTGAACGCAGACCTGCGCAAGCTGGCTGTGAACATGGTGCCCTTCCCGCGCCTGCACTTCTTCATGCCAGGCTTCGCACCTCTGACCAGCAGGGGCAGCCAGCAGTACCGAGCCCTGACAGTGCCCGAGCTCACCCAGCAGATGTTCGACTCCAAGAACATGATGGCCGCCTGCGACCCCCGCCATGGCCGCTACCTGACCGTGGCCGCCATTTTCCGGGGCCGCATGTCCATGAAGGAGGTGGATGAGCAGATGCTCAACGTGCAGAACAAGAACAGCAGCTACTTCGTGGAGTGGATCCCCAACAACGTCAAGACAGCCGTGTGTGACATCCCTCCTCGAGGCCTCAAGATGTCAGCCACCTTCATTGGCAACAGCACGGCCATCCAGGAGCTGTTCAAGCGCATCTCGGAGCAGTTCACCGCCATGTTCCGGCGCAAGGCTTTCCTGCACTGGTACACGGGCGAGGGCATGGACGAGATGGAGTTCACCGAGGCGGAGAGCAACATGAATGACCTGGTGTCTGAGTACCAGCAGTACCAGGATGCCACAGCTGATGAGCAGGGCGAGttcgaggaggaggagggcgaGGATGAGGCTTGA